The proteins below come from a single Trachemys scripta elegans isolate TJP31775 chromosome 16, CAS_Tse_1.0, whole genome shotgun sequence genomic window:
- the LOC117888466 gene encoding volume-regulated anion channel subunit LRRC8D-like produces MFSLTEVASLSDARALFSTLKPWWDVFTDYLVLAMLAISIIAGTLLISTDQVVCLPVGRTSMAASGSLAPRPALVPLDGPEHDATPVGTRRELPAPNSGHPTNLDYQQYLYIGQVCYHQALPWHSKYSPYLALLHALLLMVCNNFWFIYPKTFSRIELFLSILRKCFQSPWTTKALSETACQPLEGKLGRMKPCSAQISQAGAGSQTEQASSFSSATILDRKDGEQAKALFEKIRTFRVHTEASSLLYWVYVGQTVFKVAKLLAVLGYASSSAGTIAFRHVCRPGLGDLAGHATFSCTHSLAYILQKLLLSYLALVLLSGLVGVYTLYWLLRRPLREYSFGRASEESSFRAIPNVHNDLAFLLHMADQYDPLCSKRIAIFLSTVSESQLLEIRQEDRGDYEELRRQVGRDAWGRLELRLCALPALPQAVYQMADLEVLRLECMMEVKLSAKVAQMGALSELQLSHCPAMMEPMALSFLQERLRGLHVQFTDVIEIPSWLYSLKNLRRLHLSSHLCSNVLVLESLRELRSLEILLLQTKLTKLPCSMSTHLRQLCIQNDGTKLEALGVLKKISSLQQLELLCCQLERIPPTVWRLTGLRRLDLRSNGIRSLEKGAGFQHLAQLTCLKLWHNRIATLPASIGAADSLEELVLSHNELESLPQALFALKRLRHLDVSHNLLCLLPAEIGQLGMLQQLSITGNRIRTLPSQLFACLELTSLQLADNALTTVPAEIGRLVLLSRLELTGNPLESLPLELGCCSLLKETGLSVDNALFKTLPSHVKQMLATPISAPSL; encoded by the coding sequence ATGTTTTCCCTGACGGAAGTGGCCTCCCTGAGTGATGCCCGGGCCCTGTTCAGTACTCTGAAGCCCTGGTGGGACGTCTTCACAGACTACTTGGTCCTGGCAATGTTGGCCATTTCCATCATCGCGGGGACCCTGCTGATCTCCACGGATCAGGTGGTGTGCCTGCCTGTCGGCAGGACTAGCATGGCTGCAAGTGGGTCCCTGGCTCCTAGACCTGCCTTAGTGCCTCTGGATGGCCCAGAACATGACGCTACTCCGGTCGGCACCAGGAGGGAACTTCCTGCTCCCAACAGCGGACACCCAACCAACCTTGACTACCAGCAGTACCTGTACATTGGCCAGGTCTGCTACCACCAGGCGCTGCCATGGCACTCCAAGTACTCCCCGTACCTGGCCCTCCTGCACGCACTGCTCTTGATGGTCTGTAACAACTTCTGGTTCATATACCCCAAGACCTTCTCCAGGATCGAGCTGTTCCTCTCCATCCTCCGGAAGTGCTTCCAGTCACCCTGGACAACGAAGGCTCTCTCGGAGACAGCCTGTCAGCCCTTGGAAGGCAAGCTTGGCCGGATGAAACCCTGCTCTGCCCAGATCTctcaggctggggctggctcccaAACGGAGCAGGCATCCTCCTTCTCCAGTGCCACCATCCTAGACCGGAAGGACGGGGAGCAGGCCAAGGCGCTCTTCGAGAAGATCCGCACCTTCCGGGTGCACACTGAAGCCTCCAGCCTCCTCTACTGGGTCTACGTGGGGCAGACAGTGTTCAAGGTGGCAAAGCTCTTGGCCGTGCTGGGCTATGCCTCCAGTTCTGCTGGCACCATTGCTTTCAGGCACGTGTGCCGGCCAGGCCTAGGGGACCTTGCTGGCCACGCCACCTTCTCCTGCACCCACAGCCTGGCCTACATCctgcagaagctgctgctgagctACCTGGCCCTGGTGCTGCTCAGTGGGCTGGTGGGGGTCTACACACTCTACTGGCTGCTCCGGAGGCCGCTCAGGGAGTACTCCTTCGGGCGGGCCAGTGAGGAGAGCAGCTTCAGGGCCATCCCCAATGTCCACAATGACTTGGCCTTCCTGCTGCACATGGCTGACCAGTATGACCCGCTCTGCTCCAAGAGGATTGCCATCTTCCTCTCCACCGTCAGCGAGAGCCAGCTGCTGGAGATCAGACAGGAGGACCGTGGGGATTATGAGGAGCTGCGGCGGCAGGTGGGGAGGGACGCCTGGGGCCGGCTGGAGCTGAGGCTCTGTgcccttccagccctgccccaggctgtcTATCAGATGGCGGACCTGGAGGTGCTGCGGCTGGAATGCATGATGGAGGTGAAGCTCTCTGCCAAGGTGGCCCAGATGGGAGCACTGTCTGAGCTGCAACTGTCTCACTGCCCAGCCATGATGGAGCCCATGGCCTTGTCCTTTCTGCAGGAACGGCTCAGAGGGCTGCACGTCCAGTTCACTGACGTTATCGAGATCCCCTCTTGGCTTTACTCCTTGAAGAACCTGCGCCGGCTGCACCTCTCCAGCCACCTCTGCTCCAATGTGCTGGTCCTGGAGTCCCTCCGGGAGCTCCGGAGCCTGGAGATTTTGCTGCTCCAGACCAAGCTGACCAAGCTTCCTTGCTCTATGTCCACCCACCTCCGCCAGCTCTGTATCCAGAACGACGGGACCAAGCTGGAGGCACTGGGGGTCCTGAAGAAGATAAGCagcctccagcagctggagctgctCTGCTGCCAGCTGGAGAGGATCCCACCGACAGTCTGGCGCTTAACTGGCCTGCGGAGGCTGGATCTGCGCTCCAATGGCATCCGCAGCCTTGAGAAGGGGGCTGGCTTCCAGCATCTGGCACAGCTCACCTGCCTGAAGCTGTGGCACAACCGCATTGCCACCCTGCCCGCTTCCATTGGGGCAGCAGACAGCCTGGAGGAGCTGGTGCTATCCCATAACGAGCTggagtccctgccccaggccttgTTTGCTCTGAAGAGACTCAGGCACCTGGACGTCAGCCACAACCTCCTTTGCCTCCTCCCTGCAGAGATTGGCCagctggggatgctgcagcaactctccatcactggcaacagGATCAGGACACTGCCCAGCCAGCTCTTTGCCTGCCTGGAGCTAACTTCTTTGCAGCTGGCGGACAACGCTTTGACCACCGTGCCAGCTGAGATCGGGAGGTTGGTGCTACTCTCCAGGCTGGAGCTGACAGGGAACCCCTTGGAGTCACTCCCACTTGAGCTAGGCTGCTGCTCCCTGCTTAAGGAGACCGGGCTGAGCGTGGATAATGCCCTCTTCAAGACCCTGCCATCTCACGTGAAGCAGATGCTCGCCACGCCcatctctgctccatccctgtgA